The Herbaspirillum sp. DW155 genomic interval CCGAGCGCCTCGTGCGCGGGCCCAGCTTCGTGCTCTATTCCATCATGGACTTCGTGGTGGACAATTACCGTCCCATCATGGACGACCTCGAAGCCAAGTTCAGCCAGTACGAGGAACAGCTCTTCAACCCCGGCGCCTTGAGCGGCAAGGCCTACCTGCAGGAGCTGTACCAGTTGAAGCGCCAGCTGATCCGCCTGCGCTCGGCAGCCACGCCCCTGCTGGACGTGTGCACGCAATTGCTGCGTTTCCATGAAGGGCTCATCACCAAGGAAGGCAAGGCCTACTTCCGCGACATCTACGACCACGTGGTGCGCTTCATCGATACCGGCGACCGCCTGCGTGAAATGGTGGAGTCGGCCGTGCAGATCAACCTGGCCCAGGTCACCATCCACCAGAACGAGATCGTCCAGACCCTGGCCGGCTGGGGTGCCATCCTGGCCATCCCGACCATGATCTTCAGCCTCTACGGCATGAACTTCGCGCACATGCCGGGGCTGTCCTGGGAGTGGAGTTTTCCGCTGGTGTTGGGCGGTATCGTCACCGCCTGTACCTTGCTGTGGCGGCGGCTGCGCAAGGCGGGGTGGCTCTGATAAGCCACTGCGCTTCCCCTCATTTGTAAAGAAAACCGGCGGGTGCGGCAAAATGTCGCACCCGCCGGCTCGTTTGTGCCATTACACTGCGCACGCCTCGATAGGCAGCAGGCATTATGTCGCCAGACGTTGAACTCGCGTTGTGAATACGATTCATTTTTCTTGATAATTGCAACAATGTTGCATAAAATGCCGCGCTGACCGCCACGACGGTCATTTCTTGGCGGCAAGGCAGCCACGCACCCAGCCGTCCCACAACACCATCACAAGGGAAAAGATGAAAATGACCGCACTGCGGGCGGCCGTGCTGGGCGCACTCGCCATGAGCCAGGGCCAGCCACTGGCCTGGGGCGCCGATACCACCAGCGCTGCCGATACCGGCCTGGGCCAGATCGTTGTCACCGGCACCGGCGAGCGCCAGCAATACCGCCAGAGCACCACCTCCAGTGCCACCCGCACCGAGACCCCGTTGCAGGAACTGCCGCAGTCGGTGCAGGTGGTTTCGCGTCAGCTGATGGACGACCTGGGCGCCACGCGCCTGGATGACGTGCTGCTCTACGTCAGTGGCGTGGCCAGGCAAAACAATTTCGGCGGGCTGTGGGACAACTATTCGATCCGTGGTTTTTCCGGCAGCGAGAATGGCGGCATGAACATTCTCTGGAACGGCTTCGCCTCCAATCGCGGCTATGCGCCGCCGCGCGATACGGCCAACGTGGAGAGCATCGATTTCCTCAAGGGACCGGCGGCCGCGCTCTACGGCAACAGCGAGCCCGGCGGCACCATCAACGTGGTCACCAAGAAACCGCAGTTCAAGAGCGCCAACAGCCTGGACCTGTCGGTGGACAGCCGTGGCAGCTACCGCAGCGCGGTGGACTCCACCGGCGCGCTCAACAGCGAGGTGGCCTATCGCCTCAATGCCGCCTTCGAGCACAAGAACAGCTTCCGCGACAACGTGAGCAGCGACCGGGAATTTCTTGCGCCGGCCTTCACCTGGGTGCTCAGCGACAGCACCGTGCTGAACTACGAAGGTGAATACCTGCGCCAGAAGGCGCCGCTGGACCGTGGCATCGTCGCAGTCAACGGCAATCTCGGGGTGCTGCCGGTCTCGCGCTTCCTGGGTGAGCCGCGCGATGGCGACATCAAGATGCAGAACACCAACCACCTGCTGACACTGGAACATCGCCTCGACGAGAACTGGCACCTGCGTACCGGCCTGTTCCACAAGGATGGCACGCTGGATGGCTATTCCACCGAAGCCTCGGCCCTGCAGGCCGACAACACCACGCTGCGCCGCCAGCGCCGCTACCGCGATTACAGCTGGCACGATACCTCGCTGCAGGCCGAGCTGGGCGGCAAGTTGCAGACCGGGGGCATTCAGCATGAGGTGCTGGTGGGGACCGAGGTGGACTGGCTGACGCTGGATCAGCGCATGCTGCGTATTGATCCCACTGCTGCAGCACCTTATGCGATCAACATCTACGCGCCGAGCTATGGTCAAGCGCAACCGAATCCGCTTCCGAGGACAAATACCAGTGAGCGACAAATCAGCACGGCCTTCTATGTTCAGGATCAGCTGAGCCTGAACGAGCGTTGGAAAGTGTTGGCCGGGATCCGGTCAGATACATTCCGTTCAACGCTGGACACTCGCAGCATCCTTGGTGCGGTCACCACCACGCGCCAGGACAAGAGCGCCTATTCCCCGCGCCTGGGCCTCACTTACCTGTTCACGCCGTCGTGGTCGGCCTATGCCAGCGCCAGCAAGTCCTTCCGCCCCAACAGCGGCAGCGACGCCAGCGGCAATGCCTTCAGCCCCGAGACCTCACGCGCAGCCGAAGTGGGCCTGAAGTTCCAGAGCGAAGACCAGCGCAGCGGCGCCACCCTGGCCGTCTTCGACATCACCAAGCAGAACGTGCTGACCACCGACCCGGCCAATGCCTCCTTCTCGATTGCCGCCGGCGAAGTGCGCAGCAAGGGCGTGGAACTCGATGCCAATGCGCGCCTGGGCCATCACTGGCGCCTGACCGGCAACCTGGCCTATACCGATGCTTACGTCAGCAAGGACAACACCCTGGCCGTCGGTTCGCGGCTCATCAACGTGCCACGTGTATCGGGAAGTGTACTGGCAGTGTTTGAAGATGTGTCCGCAAGTGGCTCGCCCTACGGTATCGGTGGTGGCCTGAACTACGTGGGCGAGCGTACCGGTGACCAGGCCGGCAGTTTCAGGCTGCCCGGCTACGTGATCGCGCGTGCGCTGGCGTACTGGCAGTTCACGCCCAGGATGAAGCTGTCGCTGGACGTCAACAATCTCTTCAACAAGCGTTACTACAGCAGTTCCTACAATACGGTGTGGATCATGCCGGGTGACGAGCGCACTGCCACACTGGCGCTCAACGTCAAGTTCTGAAGGAGTTTCGCTTGGCCGCTTCACCTCCTGCGCCGCGCCGGCGCGCCCTGCTGGCACTGCTGGCGGCCTGTCCCTGGCCGCTGGCCCGGGCGCACGGCGACGATTCCGGCGCCCAGGTGCACGCCCTCACCGGGGCCGGGAGCGATGTCCTGACCGTGGTCGGACCGTGGGAACTGACCGGGCTGGACCCCTCCTACGCCGGCTACATGTTCACCCGCATGGAAGTCGTGCAGACCCTGCTGGAGGTGGACGATGCCGGCCAGTTGCAGCCGGGCCTGGCCAGCGCCTGGGAGGTCAGCGGCGACGGACTGCAGTGGCGCTTTGCCTTGCCGGCAGGGCGCCGCTACCACGACGGCAGCGAGGTCACGCCCGGGAGCATCCTGGCCTGCCTGCAGCGCGCGAGTGTCCGGCCAGGTGTACTGCAACTGGCCGGGATCAGGGACATGACTGTACAGGGAAGTGAGCTGGTACTGTCTCTGCGCCAGCCCTTTGGTCCGCTGCCTTACCTGCTGACGCATTACTCCACGCAGATCCTGGCACCGGCCAGTTTCGATGCGCAGGGCAAGGTGGTGGCCATCATCGGCAGCGGGCCGTTCCGCATCCGCTCCATCAGCCTGCCGCAGCAGTTCGATGTCGAGCGCGTGCAGGCCGGGCCGGGCAGGGCGGTGCAGCGGGCACGCTACATCAGTGTCTCCCGTGCGGAAACGCGCACGCTGCTGGTCCAGAGCGGCCAGGCCGACCTGGCCTTCTCGCTCGATCCGCCCAGCATCCGTGCGCTGCAGGACAGTGCGCGCGCGGTCCTGCTGTCGGCCATGCTGCCGCGCACGACCATTCTCAAGCTCAACGCCGGCCATCCTTTTCTGGCCGATGTACGGGTACGGCGCGCCATTGCCCTGTGCATCGAGCGCGCGGGGATTGCGCGTGCCCTGTTGCGCGATCCTGAGCTGGGCGCAACGCAACTGTTGCCGCCTTCGCTGGCGCGCTGGCATGACAGTCGTCTCGCCCCCCTGCATACCGATCTCAGGCTGGCACGCCGCCTGCTGGAAGAAGCCGGCTGGCGGCTCAGCGCCGATGGCACGCGCTGGCAGGGTGGCCAGCAGTTGCAACTGAGCCTGACCACCTTCGTGGACCGTCCCGAACTGCCCCTGATCGCCACGGCCCTGCAGGAAGAAATGCGTCAGATCGGCATGGCCGTGCGCGTCGTCATCGGCAATTCCAGCGACATCCCGGCCGGCCATCGCAGCGGACAGTTGCAGATGGCGCTGGCTGCGCGCAACTACGGCAACCTGCCCGACCCGGTGGCCAGCCTCCTGCAGGACTTCGGTCGGCAAGGCGGCGACTGGGGCGCCATGGGCTGGGGCAACGAGGAAGTGCCGGCCTTGCTGGCGCGTCTGGCGGCCATTCCGGCCACTGCCACCGGCCAGGCTGAACGTGGCCGCGCCGAGCGGGAACGTATCGTGGCGATATTGCAGGAGCAGTTGCCGGTGATCCCGGTGGTCTGGTATCGCCAGACCTGTGCGGTCAGCCGCCGCCTGCGCGGCGCCAGCATTGATCCCTTTGAACGCAGTTACCGGATAGCTTCCCTGCAATGGACCTGACCCGCCTCCTGCCGCTGCCGCCGGCCACACGCCGGCAACTGGCCGCCGCCCTCAGCCAGCGCCTGCTGCAAGCCGCCCTGGTGGCGCTGCTGGTCGGTACGCTCTGCTTCTTCATGACGCGCCTGCTGCCGGGCGACATGGCCTACCGCATCGCGGCCGGCCGCTATGGCTACGACATGGTGAGCACCGAAGCGGCCCTGGCCGTGCGCGCCGAACTGGGTCTGGACCAGCCCTGGTACATGGCCCTCGCCCAATGGTGGAGCCGCCTGCTGCATCTGGACCTGGGCGTGTCGCAGGTGACGGCGCTGCCGGTGCTGGCGGAAATCGGCCACCAGCTGGGCCCCACGCTGCGCCTGTCCTGGCTGGCGATGGCCGTGTCCCTGCTGATCGGCCCGACCCTGGGCGTGCTGGCCGGCCTGCATCCCGGTGGCTGGCTCGACCGCGCAACGCTGGCGACGTCTGTGCTCTTGCGGGCCTTGCCGTCCTTCCTGCTGGGGCTGGTCCTGGTGCTGCTGTTTTCGGTGCAGATGGGGGCCTTGCCAGCGGCCGGTCACGGTGACCACGGCGGCATCCTGTTGCCGGCGCTGACCCTGGCGCTGGGGCTGGCGGCGGTGTCCTGCCGGGTGGCGCGCGATGCCATGGTGCAGGTGCGTGGCACGGCCTATTTTGCCTTCGCGCTGACCAAGGGCCTGTCCCCGGCACAGGCCCTGCTGCGCCATGGCGTGCGCAACGTCGCCGCTCCGGTGACCGCTTATCTGGGCGTGCAACTGGTGATGCTGGTGGAGGGCGTGGTGCTGGTCGAGACCATCTTTGCCTGGCCCGGCATCGGTCACGCGCTGGTGCACGCCATCTTCGGGCGCGACGTGCCGATGATCCAGGGCACGGCGCTGGTGCTGGGGCTCCTGTTCGTTCTCTTCAACGCGCTGGTCGATGCGGCCTGCGCTTTCATCGATCCGCGCTGCCGACCATGAGCCTGTCCGCTTCCGATGACCTGCCGGCACCGGCGGCCCGACGCTGGACGCCGGCCCAGGCCGTTGGCCTGGCGCTGCTGGTGTTGATCGTCTTGTTCGCCTGGCTGGGCCCGCTGTGGATCGATGCCGATCCGGCCCGCCAGCAACTGGCGCGATTTCTTGAAGCGCCCAGCCTGGCCCATCCGCTGGGCTATGACCAACTGGGGCGCAACATGCTGGCGCGGCTGGCGCACGGCACGCGCTTGTCGCTGTCGCTGGCGCTGGTGAGCGTGTTGTCGGCGGCCATTCCGGGCGTAGTGATCGGCCTGCTGGCCGCCTGGTGCGGCGGCTGGGTCGAGCGCGTTCTGGCGGCCCTGGCCGATGCGGTACTGGCCTTGCCGGGCCTGCTGCTGGTGCTGTTGCTGGCAGCCTTTGCGCCGGGTGGTTTCTGGCCGCTCTATGTGGGGATCTCGCTGGCCTTGTGGGTGGAGTATTTCCGCGTGGTGCGCGCGGCCAGCCGCATCCTGCTGGCCAGTGAGCAGGTAGAGGCGTCGCGCCTGCTGGGGTTCGGGCCGCTCTATATCGTGCGCTGCCACCTGCTGCCGGCGCTGTTGCCGCGCCTGTTTACGCTGATGCGTTTCGGCCTGGCGGGGGCGGTGCTGGCGATGTCGGCGCTGGGCTTCGTCGGCGTCGGCCTGCAGCCGCCCACGCCGGAACTGGGGGTGATGATGATCGAACTGCTGCCTTATTACCGCGAGGCGCCCTGGCTGGTCGGCGCGCCCGTGCTGGTGCTGTTTGTCACGCTGCTGGCCCTGCTGTTGCTGTCGCCGGGCAAGGAGCCTGCATGAGGTCAATGTCTTCTGAACCGGCCCTGCAGGTGGAGAATCTGGCCGTATTTCATGGCCAGCAAGTCCTGGTGCAGGACATGCATTTTTCCATTCCTGCCGGCGGCGTGCTGACCCTGCTGGGTGAAAGCGGCTCCGGCAAGTCCCTGCTGGCCCAGGCCATCATGGGCAATCTGCCGGCCGGCTTGCGTTGCAGTGGCCGTATCGGCATCGCCGGCGAGGTCAGCGATGCCGCCGATGCCCGCAGCCGCCAGCGCGGCTGGGGCCGGCGTATCGCGTTGCTGCCGCAGGAGCCCTGGCTGGCGCTGGACCCGACCATGACGGTGCTGCACCAGGTGGCCGAGACCTACGAACTGGTCAGCCACGCTGCTGCCGATGGCCACAACGACAGCCTGCGCGCGGGCCGCAGCGGTGCCCGCCTGCTGGCACGCAAGGCATTGGCCAGTCTCGGGCTGCCAGATGCCGCCAACTGCTATCCCTTCATGCTCTCCGGGGGCATGGCCCAGCGCGTGGCGTTTCTGGCCACGCATGCGGCCGGTGCGCCGCTGCTGATTGTCGATGAACCCACCAAGGGGCTGGATGCCGATCATCGCAGCGAGGTGCTGGCCTTGTTGCAGACGGCCCTGCAGCAGGGCATGAGCCTGCTGTGCATTACCCATGATGTGTGGCTGGCGCGCGCGCTCGGTGGCGAGCTGGCGGTGATGCTGGAGGGGCGCATGGTGGAACGCGGGCGGGCCGAGGCACTGCTGGCGCATCCGCAGCATGCCTATACGCGCCGTCTGCTGAGGGCAGACCCGGCCTGCTGGCCGCTGCCCGCGGCGCCGCTGGTGACCACGCCGCGCCCGGTGGTGGCCGAGATCAGCGGGGTCGCCAAGTCGTTCGG includes:
- a CDS encoding magnesium and cobalt transport protein CorA, which encodes MIDPAMIVNCTVYKKGKKLRDISLDEISDVLEEEGTFVWLGLLEPNVELMNKIKEEFSLHELAVEDAYAAHQRPKIEEYGDTLFVVLHTAQLAGGEVLFGETHILTGPRFVVTVRHGASRSYAKVREHCEMLPERLVRGPSFVLYSIMDFVVDNYRPIMDDLEAKFSQYEEQLFNPGALSGKAYLQELYQLKRQLIRLRSAATPLLDVCTQLLRFHEGLITKEGKAYFRDIYDHVVRFIDTGDRLREMVESAVQINLAQVTIHQNEIVQTLAGWGAILAIPTMIFSLYGMNFAHMPGLSWEWSFPLVLGGIVTACTLLWRRLRKAGWL
- a CDS encoding TonB-dependent siderophore receptor — translated: MKMTALRAAVLGALAMSQGQPLAWGADTTSAADTGLGQIVVTGTGERQQYRQSTTSSATRTETPLQELPQSVQVVSRQLMDDLGATRLDDVLLYVSGVARQNNFGGLWDNYSIRGFSGSENGGMNILWNGFASNRGYAPPRDTANVESIDFLKGPAAALYGNSEPGGTINVVTKKPQFKSANSLDLSVDSRGSYRSAVDSTGALNSEVAYRLNAAFEHKNSFRDNVSSDREFLAPAFTWVLSDSTVLNYEGEYLRQKAPLDRGIVAVNGNLGVLPVSRFLGEPRDGDIKMQNTNHLLTLEHRLDENWHLRTGLFHKDGTLDGYSTEASALQADNTTLRRQRRYRDYSWHDTSLQAELGGKLQTGGIQHEVLVGTEVDWLTLDQRMLRIDPTAAAPYAINIYAPSYGQAQPNPLPRTNTSERQISTAFYVQDQLSLNERWKVLAGIRSDTFRSTLDTRSILGAVTTTRQDKSAYSPRLGLTYLFTPSWSAYASASKSFRPNSGSDASGNAFSPETSRAAEVGLKFQSEDQRSGATLAVFDITKQNVLTTDPANASFSIAAGEVRSKGVELDANARLGHHWRLTGNLAYTDAYVSKDNTLAVGSRLINVPRVSGSVLAVFEDVSASGSPYGIGGGLNYVGERTGDQAGSFRLPGYVIARALAYWQFTPRMKLSLDVNNLFNKRYYSSSYNTVWIMPGDERTATLALNVKF
- a CDS encoding ABC transporter substrate-binding protein; protein product: MAASPPAPRRRALLALLAACPWPLARAHGDDSGAQVHALTGAGSDVLTVVGPWELTGLDPSYAGYMFTRMEVVQTLLEVDDAGQLQPGLASAWEVSGDGLQWRFALPAGRRYHDGSEVTPGSILACLQRASVRPGVLQLAGIRDMTVQGSELVLSLRQPFGPLPYLLTHYSTQILAPASFDAQGKVVAIIGSGPFRIRSISLPQQFDVERVQAGPGRAVQRARYISVSRAETRTLLVQSGQADLAFSLDPPSIRALQDSARAVLLSAMLPRTTILKLNAGHPFLADVRVRRAIALCIERAGIARALLRDPELGATQLLPPSLARWHDSRLAPLHTDLRLARRLLEEAGWRLSADGTRWQGGQQLQLSLTTFVDRPELPLIATALQEEMRQIGMAVRVVIGNSSDIPAGHRSGQLQMALAARNYGNLPDPVASLLQDFGRQGGDWGAMGWGNEEVPALLARLAAIPATATGQAERGRAERERIVAILQEQLPVIPVVWYRQTCAVSRRLRGASIDPFERSYRIASLQWT
- a CDS encoding ABC transporter permease — translated: MDLTRLLPLPPATRRQLAAALSQRLLQAALVALLVGTLCFFMTRLLPGDMAYRIAAGRYGYDMVSTEAALAVRAELGLDQPWYMALAQWWSRLLHLDLGVSQVTALPVLAEIGHQLGPTLRLSWLAMAVSLLIGPTLGVLAGLHPGGWLDRATLATSVLLRALPSFLLGLVLVLLFSVQMGALPAAGHGDHGGILLPALTLALGLAAVSCRVARDAMVQVRGTAYFAFALTKGLSPAQALLRHGVRNVAAPVTAYLGVQLVMLVEGVVLVETIFAWPGIGHALVHAIFGRDVPMIQGTALVLGLLFVLFNALVDAACAFIDPRCRP
- a CDS encoding ABC transporter permease; this translates as MSLSASDDLPAPAARRWTPAQAVGLALLVLIVLFAWLGPLWIDADPARQQLARFLEAPSLAHPLGYDQLGRNMLARLAHGTRLSLSLALVSVLSAAIPGVVIGLLAAWCGGWVERVLAALADAVLALPGLLLVLLLAAFAPGGFWPLYVGISLALWVEYFRVVRAASRILLASEQVEASRLLGFGPLYIVRCHLLPALLPRLFTLMRFGLAGAVLAMSALGFVGVGLQPPTPELGVMMIELLPYYREAPWLVGAPVLVLFVTLLALLLLSPGKEPA
- a CDS encoding ATP-binding cassette domain-containing protein; this translates as MRSMSSEPALQVENLAVFHGQQVLVQDMHFSIPAGGVLTLLGESGSGKSLLAQAIMGNLPAGLRCSGRIGIAGEVSDAADARSRQRGWGRRIALLPQEPWLALDPTMTVLHQVAETYELVSHAAADGHNDSLRAGRSGARLLARKALASLGLPDAANCYPFMLSGGMAQRVAFLATHAAGAPLLIVDEPTKGLDADHRSEVLALLQTALQQGMSLLCITHDVWLARALGGELAVMLEGRMVERGRAEALLAHPQHAYTRRLLRADPACWPLPAAPLVTTPRPVVAEISGVAKSFGQQQLFSGLSARIHAGEIVAISGPSGAGKTTLGNIVLGLLQPDAGQVTRAAGLARTAFQKIYQDPAAAFAPTLSLRQSLNDLVRLHGLDWQRLDDLLARMRVSRTLLDRRPGQVSGGELQRIALARVLLMRPALIFADEPTSRLDPLTQQEVMALLVEEARQTGSAVLLVTHDADIVRCVADRRLPLRQGEEPA